One genomic region from Balaenoptera acutorostrata chromosome 1, mBalAcu1.1, whole genome shotgun sequence encodes:
- the LOC130707745 gene encoding small proline-rich protein 2E-like — MSSEQQQCTQPCQPPPVCPPKGPDPCSPPKCPEPCPRIKCPEPCPPQQCQQKCPPVPPPQQCQQKCPPKNK, encoded by the coding sequence ATGTCTTCTGAACAGCAGCAGTGCACGCAGCCTTGCCAGCCACCTCCAGTGTGCCCACCTAAGGGCCCTGATCCTTGCTCACCTCCCAAGTGTCCAGAACCTTGCCCACGTATAAAGTGCCCTGAGCCATGCCCACCTCAGCAGTGCCAGCAGAAATGCCCTCCTGTGCCACCTCCCCAACAATGCCAGCAGAAGTGCCCACCCAAGAACAAGTAA